One Nostocoides sp. HKS02 genomic window carries:
- a CDS encoding carbohydrate ABC transporter permease: protein MSATDLPPALQPSHRARALGRIVLVVALLYFLGPVYWLVVSSTKSNGELFTTSGLIPAGNLAANYSALLSWTQGNLWRWVANSVLYSSVAGAVGTLLSVAAGYGLAKFRIPGKGAVQLGILVGLLMPISLLTVPLYLLFHGIGLVNTPWAVIIPSCVSPFGVFLGRIYVESSVPDEILEAARLDGAGELRIFGTLVLRLLAPAMVTIFLFIFVATWNNFLLPLMMITSPELKPVTLGLYGMMSYFDPQYGAVLQGALLGVLPLIALFLGLQRYWQAGLTSGSIK from the coding sequence CTGCAACCGTCGCACCGGGCGCGGGCCCTCGGCCGGATCGTCCTGGTCGTCGCCTTGCTGTACTTCCTCGGCCCCGTCTACTGGCTCGTCGTCTCCTCGACCAAGAGCAATGGCGAGCTCTTCACCACCAGCGGCCTCATCCCGGCCGGCAACCTCGCGGCCAACTACAGCGCCCTCCTGTCGTGGACCCAGGGCAACCTCTGGCGGTGGGTGGCCAACTCGGTGCTCTACTCGAGCGTCGCCGGCGCGGTCGGCACACTGCTGTCGGTCGCCGCCGGATACGGCCTCGCGAAGTTCCGCATCCCTGGCAAGGGCGCCGTGCAGCTCGGCATACTCGTCGGCCTCCTGATGCCGATCTCGCTGCTCACGGTCCCGCTCTACCTGCTCTTCCACGGCATCGGTCTGGTGAACACGCCGTGGGCCGTGATCATCCCGTCCTGCGTCAGCCCCTTCGGAGTCTTCCTCGGCCGCATCTACGTCGAGTCGTCCGTGCCCGACGAGATCCTCGAGGCAGCCCGGCTCGACGGTGCGGGTGAGCTGCGCATCTTCGGCACGCTGGTGCTGCGGCTCCTCGCCCCCGCGATGGTGACGATCTTCCTGTTCATCTTCGTGGCGACGTGGAACAACTTCCTCCTGCCGCTCATGATGATCACCAGTCCGGAGCTCAAGCCGGTCACCCTGGGTCTCTACGGGATGATGAGCTACTTCGACCCGCAGTACGGCGCCGTCCTGCAGGGCGCACTCCTCGGAGTTCTACCCCTCATCGCGCTCTTCCTCGGCCTCCAGCGGTACTGGCAGGCAGGCCTCACCAGCGGCAGCATCAAGTAG